One segment of Ziziphus jujuba cultivar Dongzao chromosome 12, ASM3175591v1 DNA contains the following:
- the LOC107429202 gene encoding G-type lectin S-receptor-like serine/threonine-protein kinase RLK1 yields the protein MASVFLLLLLHLPLFLVVARPKGKITVGSSLTAGSGTDSLWLSPSEDFAFGFHPLQNDSFMLAIWYYKLSGQFTTVWYANGGNPASKLDLTSENGLVLKYGAQQLWRSGKTRPAEVAYAVMNDRGNFILLDVSSKSVWQSFNHPTDTLLPSQIMELGGFLSARTSNNEFSPRRYQFRFDLDGLYVLRRDESKIFIRKLEDPVSNPLGYHIRVSLNFDGALTINSHSKDPSAANEIWRTITSIPHNVCSAVNGEMGGGWPRTKFHTGLYSSSGQIHQNHFMQEILNVNFPFSDCEVLRSISRESCKNACLHDCLCAAVIFDPGTMRCWEKRLPLSNGKFEFNAIAYLKTANIPHKDQSIVVFLPSSVLSGHSLLVNSVFMSARFVGFFLYLKRKVPKVEVCPNESRLKVEVSPNESRLQQFTYEELTEATNGFKVELGRGSSGIVYRGETRSTGLIAVKMLDRVFEDNNTIFKREVNIIGQTNHKNVVRLVGYCDEEQHRLLVYEFLEKGTLARSLLGEVKPSWTQRKKTAFGIARGLNYLHKECRKRIIHCDIKPENILLDENEDARISDFGLANLLSPNQINTKPKIRGTEGYVAPDWFRAGPVSVKVDVYSFGVVLLEIICCRRNKDLETDGKFFIEWVYDCCSKG from the exons ATGGCTtcggtttttcttcttcttcttcttcatcttccccTATTCCTTGTTGTTGCTCGACCCAAGGGCAAAATAACTGTTGGATCTTCTCTCACTGCAGGAAGCGGCACTGATTCTTTATGGCTTTCACCTTCTGAAGATTTTGCATTTGGATTTCACCCACTTCAAAATGATTCCTTCATGCTTGCCATCTGGTATTACAAACTATCCGGCCAATTCACCACAGTTTGGTATGCAAATGGAGGGAATCCAGCTTCCAAACTGGACCTAACTTCTGAAAATGGTCTCGTCCTCAAATATGGTGCTCAACAATTATGGAGATCTGGAAAAACAAGACCTGCTGAAGTAGCCTATGCTGTGATGAATGACAGAGGAAACTTTATACTCCTAGATGTTAGTTCTAAATCCGTATGGCAGAGCTTCAACCATCCCACTGATACACTGTTGCCTTCTCAGATCATGGAGTTAGGTGGTTTTCTTTCTGCCAGAACAAGTAACAACGAGTTCTCTCCTAGAAGATACCAGTTTCGTTTCGATCTTGATG GCCTGTATGTATTGAGAAGAGATGAAAGTAAAATCTTTATTAGAAAACTGGAAGATCCAGTCTCAAATCCTTTGGGCTATCATATCAGAGTGAGTCTTAATTTTGATGGGGCTCTTACCATAAACTCTCACTCCAAAGATCCGTCTGCTGCAAATGAAATATGGAGAACCATAACATCAATACCGCACAATGTATGCTCCGCGGTAAATGGAGAAATGGGAGGTGGA TGGCCGCGGACCAAATTTCATACTGGGCTGTATAGTAGTTCGGGGCAAATTCACCAGAACCACTTCATGCAGGAGATATTAAAcgttaattttccattttcggATTGTGAGGTGCTTAGATCTATTAGCAGGGAGAGCTGCAAAAATGCCTGTTTACATGATTGTTTATGTGCAGCAGTCATTTTTGACCCCGGTACCATGCGCTGTTGGGAGAAGAGGCTTCCACTTTCCAATgggaaatttgaatttaatgcCATAGCTTATCTCAAAACAGCTAATATCCCACACAAGGACCAGAGCATAGTGGTTTTTCTGCCATCGTCGGTACTCTCAGGCCATTCTCTGTTGGTAAATTCTGTATTTATGAGTGCAAGATTTGTGGGTTTCTTTTTGTACTTAAAGAGGAAGGTCCCTAAAGTTGAGGTTTGTCCAAATGAAAGTAGACTTAAAGTTGAGGTTTCTCCAAATGAAAGTAGATTGCAGCAATTTACCTACGAGGAGCTGACAGAGGCCACAAATGGATTCAAGGTAGAACTAGGCAGGGGATCTTCTGGGATAGTTTACAGAGGTGAAACGAGATCAACTGGTCTCATCGCAGTCAAGATGTTAGACAGAGTGTTTGAAGACAATAACACAATATTCAAAAGAGAAGTTAACATTATAGGCCAAACAAATCACAAGAATGTTGTCCGGCTTGTTGGTTATTGTGATGAGGAACAACACAGGTTGCTGGTGTATGAGTTCTTGGAAAAGGGCACTTTAGCAAGATCTCTACTTGGAGAAGTAAAACCCAGTTGGACACAGAGGAAAAAAACTGCATTTGGGATTGCGAGAGGACTTAATTACTTGCATAAGGAATGCAGAAAGCGGATCATCCACTGTGACATAAAGCCTGAAAACATACTTCTGGATGAGAACGAAGATGCTCGGATTTCTGACTTTGGATTGGCAAACCTTTTGTCTCCCAATCAAATCAATACAAAACCCAAAATCAGAGGAACAGAAGGATATGTTGCCCCTGATTGGTTCAGGGCTGGGCCGGTGTCTGTGAAGGTTGATGTGTATAGTTTCGGTGTGGTGCTGCTAGAAATCATTTGCTGTAGAAGAAATAAAGATTTGGAAACTGATGGGAAATTTTTTATAGAATGGGTTTATGATTGCTGTTCGAAAGGTTAG